Within the Debaryomyces hansenii CBS767 chromosome E complete sequence genome, the region CGATATAGAtcaaaattcaatcaaGGCGATTCAATTATGTAAAACAATACTTAAGAATGAAGGGATCTTTGGGTTTTACAAGGGGTTCAGTATTAGCATTTTAAAAAGTGCTCCTACTAGTGCAATATCACTCTTCACTTATGAATATTCGCTTAGTGCTATCAAAGAATTCACAAGTAAAcataaaaaattataataatattaataggAATTTATAGATTTATGATCTAACGCTATATTTTAAAAAgatattcatcatcttcattataatCCTCGTCatcctcttcttcctcgtcttcttcttccatgTCTTCATATGCATCGTAGCTCCTGACGTTTATAAAGTCAAAAGCGTCCTCtatttcattgatattAGTGATAAGGTCTTCCTCATTGGCATCGCTGCCATAATATCGAGCCAACAGATCAGGCAGTATGTATTCCTTATCGTCATCAGACCCATTTTCAGTCTCGTCGTTGTTTTCATTGAGTCGTTCAATTTCACTCGTATTTGGCATAGTATTGTCGTCCTGATTTGTCCCGGAACCCACCAAAGATAAATCTTTCGATTGGGAATACAAAGATTGTGAATTTTCTAAAAGATTATGCATTCTTGATTGTcttcttgataaagatCGAGAAGATGCAGAGTCTACTtgaaatgatgaattttcaagaacAGGATTCTGATTAGAATAATTTGGCTCTAACTGTTGCCTAATGTACAATGGTAAATTCTCTCCAACCAAGGAAAgtcttcttcctttttcTAATCCCGAAAGTTTATAACGATTTCTGTCTTTTCCTTGTTTACCGTTAACGTTTTTAGAATCATCTACAATATTTTCCGGTTTGCCTTTCAAAGTATCATCAAGTTGAACAATTAAAGGGCTTTTTGGGGATGATGTAACTTCATTTACGTTTCTAGTAATTTTCAGTTTAATTTTACGCAGGAACTTTTGAAACCGATTACTATTTGAAACCATTAATTGCTTTTGGTTTGAATTCGTAATTATATCTGTTTTAGTTGTAACATTAATGTTCGTAGTGGTTGCTGACGCTGGTTTGCTTAAATTTGGTCTCTTCTTAGTTAAATCTGGTATTTGATCTGGTATTCCAGTAGAAAACCTAGGAACTGTGTACATAAGATCTAAAGACATTCTCCTTTGAGTTGTAGTAAGTTTAGGGAAGTCTATTTTAGGGGAAGTTGATGCTTTTCCATTTTTGTTAGATACCCCCTCTGGTAAGGACGAATCCTCATCCATATTATCTTCTAATAAGTTGCCATCCATCCGATCTGGGTTACCGTTTACTGGAGCTTGAATTTCATCAGTACCTTCACTTAGaccattttcttcattcacCTTAAACGCTtgtatattcaaattttcaactAATTGGGAAACCTCCTTATAAATTGGGTTATCCTTATTTTTCCAGCCGTCTATGATTGTATTTACTCCGCTTTCATTTACTTTTGTTGCATATTGTTCTTCGTATATCTCATCTACCTTCATTTGTATAAATTGTTGGTTCCCCATACTTAGGTAAGTTGTTAAATACGACCATTCAActctttcaaaaaaatcatttacATTTCCTGTTTCACTAGCAATAGACTGAACGTAATTTTCTAACTTTAATTGCTTATCATCATTCCAATCCGCCTGTAAGGTTAGTATTTAAGATTGTGACAATCTAACTCTTTTACCatttatttttctataCATACTTCATTTGGcctttcaaaattattcttctCATTATTAATCTTGAGTACTACTACCGACAGcattgaagatattaacCCATTcgatataaataatttaggctaaaaaattgaataatgatcGACTACccttttttaattttatctgctcattatcaataaaagattattatcTTATCAGAGTTTTTTCGAGAAGCAAATTTTGCCAATGGAAAGTATAAAAGACATTATATAATGTTGAAATGAAGCTGATAAGACAAACAGATTGTTCGATACATAAATTACCCGAATCTGTGCTAAGCTGTTTACAATCACAAATCACCATAAGCTCTTTTCAAGCAGCAATACGAGAGTTATTACAAAATAGTTTAGACGCCAATGCCAATGAGGTAATAATTAAACTTGATTTTCGGTCTTTGAGTGTATGTGTTGAGGACGATGGTAGAGGAATGAGACCTGAGGAATTAGAAAAGGTGGGTAAAAGATATTTTACTTCGAAAATTGACCTGCTAGAAAGtttgaaagatattgaaactTTTGGTTTTAGAGGAGAAGCATTGCATTCGATTGGTTGTATTTCTcgtttatcaataatttcaaagcATACATCGAATTCCCAGgtattcaaattgaagGAGATAAAGCAAGAGCAACTGGCATgcatttataaatttgaagaggaaatttctaattatcttgaaaatcatttcaaatttgacCCTATTTCACAAAGTGGGACAATTGTAACTGCTACAAGTCTTTTTGCCAATGTTCCGGTAAGGAGAAGTCAGATACTTAAGATACCGGAACATAAGTTAATGGAGGATGTTAGACAAGTAATCCTTCAATCGTTAATCGGTAGGCCTAATGTTAAATTAACGCTCATTAAGCTTGACCTGACATCTGGTGACTTTCAGAAAACAATTTATGTCGAAAGAAGTCACGAATCTGAATTACAAGCTCGATATGCAactattttcaaatccATATATGGTCATTCTCTACTATCAGAATATGAAACCGTACGGGCCAATTTTCAAGACTATAAATTAGATGGTATAATAGGTTTATTTCCATCACAGTCCAAAGCTTTTCAATACATTTTTGTTAATCAAAGGCCtttattgatttctaaTGAAgattccaaatatttgaataaaatatttgttaCTGCTAACTTTGGAGGAATGCTTACATCTACTGCATCCAATATAAGCTTATCTCCCAGCAAGGTCTCTCCCAATAAACAATATACTAGCAAGTCGTTCTCACGCTTTCCagtatttataattaatattcaGTGTCCAATTATAATTGAAGATCTTTTTCAAGACCCTTCCAAAAGTATCTACTACTCAAATCATATGAAGCTAATACTAAATATGCTTCGTAATGTATTCTCGAGCTTCTTACTGGCACAAGGTTACGAATGTGTTACTAGAGATCCATCGGTATCACCAAGCCCAAGTCCAAGTCCCAAACGTCAAAAAAGCGAGAGACCTCCtttgaaacaaaatatttctttcataCCGGTGCTTAAGCCAAGTCTAAAGAGAGAAACATTGAAGTCTACTattgatttcattgatGGCAATCATACTCCCAAATTTCCTTTTAATCAATTAGCATCCACAGATACCCAAAGGTTTTCTGCAAATGAATTCAACCTACAAAGTATATGCTATACCGGAAATAACAAATCTATGAATGCTAATGCTAGAGACCTTGATCTACAAGAAACAATTATTGACAAGAATGACCTTATAGATGGCAACTATCGTATCATAAGCCAGGTTGAcagaaaatttattttgcTTGTAATGCCGGCATCTAACAGTGTATCTTCAACCAAACTGCCAACCATATTAGTGGTTGATCAGCATGCATGCGATGAAAGAATCCGAGTTGAGGCATTATTCAaggattttattttgatgcTACTTGACAAAACCTTAGGcattgaattgaataaaccTTTAACATTTACTGCTTCTGACagagaaaaaaatttattcaactCTTATGGATCgaattttgaatcattagGAATCAATTATGCTACCAATGCAGAACACAAGCTCATTGTTACCCATTTACCTCACatattgattgaaaaagtcGGTACTGACATCGATTTTTTAAAATCATGTCTTCTTCAACACCTATTCGATTTAGAATATCATAAAAAGAAAg harbors:
- a CDS encoding DEHA2E10472p (similar to ca|CA5372|CaMLH3 Candida albicans CaMLH3 DNA mismatch repair by homology), with amino-acid sequence MKSIRQTDCSIHKLPESVLSCLQSQITISSFQAAIRELLQNSLDANANEVIIKLDFRSLSVCVEDDGRGMRPEELEKVGKRYFTSKIDSLESLKDIETFGFRGEALHSIGCISRLSIISKHTSNSQVFKLKEIKQEQSACIYKFEEEISNYLENHFKFDPISQSGTIVTATSLFANVPVRRSQILKIPEHKLMEDVRQVILQSLIGRPNVKLTLIKLDSTSGDFQKTIYVERSHESELQARYATIFKSIYGHSLLSEYETVRANFQDYKLDGIIGLFPSQSKAFQYIFVNQRPLLISNEDSKYLNKIFVTANFGGMLTSTASNISLSPSKVSPNKQYTSKSFSRFPVFIINIQCPIIIEDLFQDPSKSIYYSNHMKLILNMLRNVFSSFLSAQGYECVTRDPSVSPSPSPSPKRQKSERPPLKQNISFIPVLKPSLKRETLKSTIDFIDGNHTPKFPFNQLASTDTQRFSANEFNLQSICYTGNNKSMNANARDLDLQETIIDKNDLIDGNYRIISQVDRKFILLVMPASNSVSSTKSPTILVVDQHACDERIRVEALFKDFILMLLDKTLGIELNKPLTFTASDREKNLFNSYGSNFESLGINYATNAEHKLIVTHLPHILIEKVGTDIDFLKSCLLQHLFDLEYHKKKVNISNLATEGWFQNVVQLPQVIIDCINSKACRSAIMFGDKLTVEEMMYLIKSLSECNQPFQCAHGRPSIVPLANIG
- a CDS encoding DEHA2E10450p (some similarities with uniprot|Q99299 Saccharomyces cerevisiae YPL158C), with translation MSSVVVLKINNEKNNFERPNEADWNDDKQLKLENYVQSIASETGNVNDFFERVEWSYLTTYLSMGNQQFIQMKVDEIYEEQYATKVNESGVNTIIDGWKNKDNPIYKEVSQLVENLNIQAFKVNEENGLSEGTDEIQAPVNGNPDRMDGNLLEDNMDEDSSLPEGVSNKNGKASTSPKIDFPKLTTTQRRMSLDLMYTVPRFSTGIPDQIPDLTKKRPNLSKPASATTTNINVTTKTDIITNSNQKQLMVSNSNRFQKFSRKIKSKITRNVNEVTSSPKSPLIVQLDDTLKGKPENIVDDSKNVNGKQGKDRNRYKLSGLEKGRRLSLVGENLPLYIRQQLEPNYSNQNPVLENSSFQVDSASSRSLSRRQSRMHNLLENSQSLYSQSKDLSLVGSGTNQDDNTMPNTSEIERLNENNDETENGSDDDKEYISPDSLARYYGSDANEEDLITNINEIEDAFDFINVRSYDAYEDMEEEDEEEEDDEDYNEDDEYLFKI